The genomic interval CCATCCTCGGGTCGCATGACCCCGCAGATTTTAATGCGAGCCCTCACCGGGTCATCCTACTTGGCGCCCCCAGCGGACGCAAAAGCCGGGCCGGGGGGTGGCCCCGGCAGCCCATACCGCTCGGGGTAACGCACACCCAGCAGGTAGAGTCCGCCTGCCGGCGCGGTGACACCCGCCAGGCGCCGGTCCCGGGCCGTCAGGACCCGCGCAAGCCATTCCGGCGGCTGCTCCCCGGCTCCCACCATCATCAGAGATCCGACGATGTTACGCACCATGTGATGCAGAAAGGCGTTGGCCTCCACCTCCACCACAATCAGATCACTCTGTTGGTAAACGGCAATTTCGCGGACATGACGCACCGGGTGCCTCGCCTGACAGCCCGCCGCCCGGAAGCTGCTGAAATCATGCTCACCGATCAGGCATTCGGCGGCCTGTTGCATGGGCCGCAGCGACAGCGATTTCCATGTCCAGCCCACCCGATTCCGGAGCAGTACCGGCGGCAGGGGGGACCCCTGGAGCAGGTATCGATAGCGCCGGGCCGTGCCACTGCGCCGAGCATCGAACTGGTCACCGGGAAAAGCCGCCCAGCGAACACCGATATCCGGCGGTAGATGGCTGCTCACTCCCCGAATCCAGGCACGCCGGGGCCGATCCACCGGCACATCAAAGTGCACCACCTGACCACAGGCATGGACGCCAGCATCGGTGCGTCCGGCGGCAGTCACACTCACCGGGACAGCGGCCACGGCGGACAACGCGCGCTCCAGCGCATCCTGAACGGAAACGGCATGCCGCTGGGTCTGCCAACCGCGATAGGCGGTGCCGTCGTATTCGATGCCGAGGGCGACCCGCGGCACTATTAGCGCCGTTGGGCCATTAGCGGGTGACCACCAGTCGCAGCATGCGCCGAAGCGGTTCCGCCGCTCCCCAGAGGAGCTGATCACCCACGGTGAATGCCGACAGGTAGCTGGACCCCATGGCCAACTTGCGCAGCCGCCCCACGGGGATATGCAGGTGGCCACTGACCGCCGCCGGAGTAAGCTGCTGCTGGCTGGGCTCCGGCTCGTTGGGCACCACCTGGACCCAGTCGTTGGCCTCACCGATCATCTGCTCCAGGTCGGCCAGGGGCACATCCTGCCGCAGCTTGATGGTCAGCGCCTGGGCATGGGAGCGCATGGCCCCCACCCGGACACAGAGTCCGTCGATGGGGATCGGCTCATGGTGTCGCCCGAGGATCTTGTTGGTCTCGACGCCGGCTTTCCACTCCTCACGGCTCTGGCCACTGTCCATGGCCTTGTCTATCCAGGGAATGAGGCTGCCGGCCAACGGCACGCCGAAATGGGAGGCGGGATAGTCCTCGCCGGTCAACGCCGCCGTGACTTCGCGATCGATGTCGAGGATGGCGCCCGCCGGATCGTCCAGCCGGACACCGGCGGCGTCGCGCAGATAGCCCATCTGCCGGAGGAGCTCGCGCATATGCTGCGCACCGGACCCCGACGCCGCCTGATAGGTCATGGGCGCGATCCACTCCACGAGGTCGTGCTCGAACAGCCCGCCAATGCCCATCAGCATGAGGCTGACGGTGCAGTTGCCGCCGACGAATGTCCGGGTTCCCTCCTCAAGGGCCTGGCGGATAACACCGGCATTTACCGGGTCGAGGACGATGACGCTGTCGTCCTTCATCCGCAGCGTCGAAGCCGCATCAATCCAGAACCCCTGCCAGCCCGAGGCCCGCAGGGCGTCATGGACCGCGCTGGTGTAATCACCGCCCTGGCAGGTCACCACCGCGTCCATTTCGGCCAGCGCCTGGATATCGTGGGCATCCTTCAGCGCCGGCACCGGCCGACCCACATCAGGCCCGGGCGAGCCGGTCTGGGAGGTGGAGAAAAACACCGGCTCAATGTCGGCGAAATCGCCCTCGGACCGCATGCGGTCCATCAGCACCGAGCCGACCATGCCGCGCCAGCCAACAAAACCCACTTTCTTCATGAAACACCTCTAGGGAAAACGAGGGCTGGTCTCAACCAGCCTGAGACTTGAGGGCGCTGACCACCGCATCACCCATCTCTGATGTACTCACCGCCCGCTCTGTCGGGCCTGCCAGATCGGCGGTGCGAAGGCCATCGGCAAGCACCTGACCCACCGCCGTCTCCACCCGGCCGGCCAGGTCACTCTCGCCGAGACTATGCCGCAGCATCATCGCCACCGAGAGAATCGTTGCCAGGGGATTGGCCCGGGCCTGACCGGCAATGTCCGGCGCCGAGCCATGCACCGGCTCGTAGAGTCCGCGGTGACGGTCGTCCAGGGAAGCCGACGGCAACATGCCAATGGAGCCGGTGAGCATGGCCGCGCAGTCCGACAGAATGTCGCCGAACAGGTTACCGGTCACCATGACGTCGAACTGCCGGGGCGCGCGGACCAGCTGCATGGCCGCGTTGTCCACGTACAGGTGATCCAGCGACACCGACGGATAGTCGGCCTGCAGGCCGGTCATGACCTCCCGCCAGAGCTCGCTGGACTCCAGCACGTTGGCCTTGTCCACCGAGCACAGCGCACCCCCCCGGCGCTCCGCCGCTTCGAAGGCGGCCCGGCCAATGCGTTCAATTTCGTCCGCCCCGTAGACCAGGGTATTGAACCCCTCCCGCACGCCGTCCGGGCGCTCGCGAATGCCTCGCGGCTGGCCAAAATAAATGCCCCCGGTGAGCTCGCGGACAATCAGGATGTCCAGACCCGAAACCACCTCGGTACGCAGGCTGGAGGCCGCCGCCAGCTCCGGGAAAAGGATGGCGGGACGCAGGTTGGCGAACAGTCCGAGCTCGGCACGAATACCCAGCAATCCCCGCTCCGGCCGCTGTTCCCGGGGCAGGCTATCCCATTCCGGCCCGCCCACGGCGCCCAGCAGGATGGCGTCGGCCTGCGCCGCCAGATCCCGTGTGGAGGCCGGCAGCGGGCTGCCCTCGGCATCCACCGCGCAACCCCCCAGATTGGCGTATTCCAGCTCCACGGACAGCCCGAATTCGCTGCCTAGGCAGTGAAAGACCTTGACCGCCTCGGCGACGATTTCCGGGCCGATGTGATCACCGGGCAGAATCAGCACTCGATGGGTCATGCCGGATCCAGGTCGGAAAACAGCCAGGGCGTGACCTGCCGACGACGGGCTTCATAGTCCCGAATCGCGTCGGCATGCTCGAGGGTCAGGCCGATTTCATCCAGGCCTTCCACCAGCATGCGCTTGCGATGCGCGTCAATCTCGAAGGCAAATCGCTCGCCGTCAGGCGCAGTGACCTGCTGCTCGGGCAGATCAACGGTCAACATGTACCCCGGCTCTGCCCAGGTGGCCTCGAAGAGACGCTGAACCGTCGGTGACGGCAGTGTCAGCGCAAGAAGGCCGTTCTTGGAGCAGTTGTTGTAGAAAATATCCGCGAAACTCGGGGCGATCAGCACGCGAAAGCCGTAATCCGCCAGTGCCCAGGGCGCGTGCTCGCGAGAGGAACCGCAGCCGAAATTATCGCGGGCCAGGAGAATGCGCGCGCCCTCGTAGCGAGGCTGGTTCAGCACGAAGTCCGGATTCAGCGGTCGGTCGCTGCAGTCCTCCCCCGGCTCCCCCTCGTCGAGATAACGCCATTCGTCAAACAGGTTCGGGCCAAAGCCGGTTCGATGGATGGACTTGAGAAACTGTTTGGGGATGATGGCGTCGGTGTCCACATTGGAGCGATCCAGCGGCGCCACCAGTCCTTCAACACGGGTTAACGGCTCGATCATCTAGGCCTCCAACTCTCGGACGTCGACAAAGTGCCCCGCCACGGCTGCGGCGGCCGCCATCTCGGGACTGACCAGGTGGGTGCGGCCTCCGGCGCCCTGGCGACCCTCGAAGTTTCGGTTCGAGGTGGAGGCACAACGCTCACCGGGGCTGAGGCGGTCGGGATTCATGCCCAGACACATGGAGCAACCGGCGTCCCGCCACTGAAAGCCGGCGTCCTTGAACACCTGGTCCAGCCCCTCCTGCTCGGCCTGCCACTTCACCAGGCCGGAGCCCGGCACCACCATGGCCTCCCGAATCCCCGCGGCGATGCGTTTGCCGCGGAGCACCCGGGCCGCCGCCCGCAAATCCTCGATCCGCGCATTGGTGCAGGAACCGATAAAGACTTTCTCGGGACGAATCTCCCGGATCGGCGTACCGGGCTCCAGACCCATGTACTCCAGCGCGCGCTGCATGCCGGCGCGGCGGGTCTCATCCGGCTCCTGCGCGGGATCCGGCACCACACCGTCCACCGCCACCACCATTTCGGGGGACGTGCCCCAGGACACCTGGGGCTTGATCTCGGCGGCATCCAGCGTGACCACCCGATCGAACTCGGCGTCGTCATCACTGACCAGCGTTCGCCAGTAAGCTTCTGCCTGCTCCCACATCTCGCCCTTCGGCGAATAGGGACGGTCCCGCAGATACTCGATGGTGGTGTCGTCCACCGCCACCATGCCGCAGCGGGCGCCGGCCTCGATGGACATGTTGCAGATGGTCATGCGGCCGGACATGGGCAGTGCGCGAATGGCCTCGCCGCCGTACTCCACCGCGTAGCCCGTGCCTCCGGCGGTGCCGATTTTGCCGATAATGGCGAGCATGATGTCCTTGGCGGTCACGCCGGGACCTGCCCTGCCGTCCACCCGGATCAGCATCCGTTGCGAGCGTGACTGCACGACGGTCTGGGTGGCAAGCGCATGTTCGACTTCGGAGGTGCCAATGCCGAACGCGAGGGCGCCCAGGGCTCCGTGAGTCGAGGTATGCGAATCGCCGCAGACCACGGTCATCCCCGGCTGGGTGGCGCCCTGTTCCGGGCCGATGATGTGAACGATGCCCTGACGCCGATCCAGCAGACCGAATTGGGTGATGCCGTATTCGCGGCAGTTGCGGTTGAGCGTCTCCACCTGCAGGGCCGAAATCGGGTCGGCGATACCATCGGCCCGCCCGGTGGTGGGGACATTGTGATCCACCACCGCCAGATTGGCGTCGACCCGCCAGATCGGCCGATCCGCGAGCCTCAGCCCTTCAAAAGCCTGGGGTGACGTGACCTCATGCACCAGCTGACGGTCTATATAGAGCAGCGCCGTGCCATCGCCGTTGTCGCGAACCACGTGCGCATCCCAGAGTTTGTCGTAGAGGGTCTTCCCGCCCATGGCGTTTCCTTCCGGTGCTCGCCGGCTAAACCTGTAACCCTGTGAGTATACCCGGGGAGCCGGGAGCGGTTAAGACGGGCTCTGCCCCCGTACGGACATCCGGGGCACCGAAAAGAACACCACCACGAAGGCCAGGGCCGCCAGCACGGCGGACAGATGGAATGTCTGCGAAGCACCGATGACATCCCAGAGTCGCCCTCCCACAAAACTGCCGGCGGCGACACCGGCACCGAAGGTCATGCTGCTGTAAATGGCCTGTCCCCGGCCCTGCAGGCGACCGGGGAAGTATTGATGAATCAGCGAGATGGCCGCCGCGTGATACATGCCGTAGGTGGCCGCATGGGCCAGTTGCGCAACGCCCTGGACCGCGATGAGCTCAGGGAAACTGCCCACCAGCAGCCAGCGGGCCACACCCAGAGACATGGCCAGGAGCAGCAGGTTGCGGTGGCCGAACCGGGGCAGCCAGCGGGGCATCAATAGAAACACCGCAATTTCCGCCAGCAGCGCCATGGCCCAGAGACCGCCGATGGCGGTCCCGGAATAACCGAAGTCCTGGAGATAAACACTGTAGAGCGCATAGAAGGGACCATGGCTCGCCTGCAGCAGGAAACAGCCGAACAGCAGGCCCAGAACCTGAGGCCGCCAGAGCGCTGCCATCAGTGAGCCACCATCCTGATCGCCGCTGGAGGCCCGCGCCTGGGGCACGGTAAAGCTGACCACCGACAGCGCCACGAACAGGCCCAGCAGTACCACCGGCACGATCTCGACGCCGAAACGGTCGATGCCCTCGCCCACCAGCACCACCGAGATCATGAATCCCACGGTCCCCCACAGGCGGATCCGCGGATAGAAGTGGGTGCTGCCCTCGAGATGACGGAGGGTATTGGCCTCGAACTGAGGTAGCGCGGCGTTCCAGAAAAAACTGAACACCACCATGACCGCCGCCATCCAGACCAGGCCGCCGGGGTAGAGAACGCCGGTGAACCCCACCAGTGCCACCAGACAGGCCACCCGGATCACCATCATTCGGGCGCCGGTGCGGTCGGCCACCCAGCCCCAGAGATTGGGAGCAATGACTTTGGTGGCGTGCAGCAGCGCCACCAGCAGCCCTATCTCGGCGGCATCAAATCCCCGGCCACGAAGATAGGGCCCCCAGTAGGGCGATAGCACGCCGAGGACGCCAAAAAAGGCGAAATAAAATGACGCCAGACGAACAAAGGGAAGACCGCTGGGCATACGCCGCGGTCAGTGGTCAGCGCTGGCGGGAATGTCTGGTGTTCCGGAGTCCACGTCGGCGTTCTGCCCCCGGTGGCGCAGATAATGATCCATGAGAACCAGCGCCAGCATGGCCTCGGCAATGGGGGTGGCCCGAATGCCCACGCAGGGGTCATGCCGGCCTTTGGTCACGACCTCCACCGCTTCGCCGCGGATGTCTACCGAGCGACCGGGGATCCGTATGCTGGAGGTTGGCTTGAGGGCCATTCGAGCAACAATGTCCTGGCCCGTGGAGATCCCTCCGAGCGTCCCGCCGGCGTCGTTGGAGAGGAATCCCGACGGCGTCATCTCGTCGCGGTGTTCGGTGCCCTTCTGGGCGGCGCTGGCAAAACCGGCTCCGATTTCCACGCCGCGAACGGCATTAATGCTCATCAGCCCGTGGGCAATATCGGCATCCAGGCGATCGAACACCGGCTCGCCAAGCCCGGGGGGTACACCCCGGGCCAGCACCCCGACGGTGGCCCCGACCGAGTCGCCCTCCTTACGCAGGGCGTCCATGTACTCCTCCAGCTCACCAATGCGATCCGGCTCGCCACAGAAAAACGGATTGGTGTCCACTGCCTCCCAGTCGGCGAGCTGCAGCTCGATGGGCCCCAACTGGGCCAGCCAGCCCCGGATCCGAACGCCGAGACGCTCGGCCAGATACTTGCGGGCAATGCCGCCGGCCGCCACACGGACGGCGGTCTCCCGGGCGGAGGATCGGCCGCCCCCCTTGTAATCGCGAATGCCGTACTTCTGCCAGTAGGTGTAATCCGCATGGCCGGGCCGAAAGAGTTCGGCGATCTCGGAATAATCCTTGGACCGCTGATCCATGTTCTCGATCATCAGCGCAATGGGAGCCCCGGTGGTGACCCCGTCGAAAACCCCGGAGAGGATCTTCACCTGATCCCCCTCACGTCGCTGGGAGGTGTGGCGGGAGGTCCCGGGCTTGCGCCGGTCGAGATCACCCTGAAGATCGGATTCGGTGAGCGCCAGACCCGGTGGACAGCCGTCCACCACGGCCCCCAGGGCCGGGCCGTGGCTCTCGCCGAAGGTGGTGACCGTGAACAGTCGCCCGAATGTGTTTCCCGACATGGTTTCAGTCCAGTTGGTTGACAGGTTCTTTGGCGGCCTCGGGGAAGGCCTGCCTGAGGGTGTCGGCATCCACCACGAAGACGCCGGCACCGCCCCGATCCAGGTCCACCC from Spiribacter sp. 2438 carries:
- the leuC gene encoding 3-isopropylmalate dehydratase large subunit — protein: MGGKTLYDKLWDAHVVRDNGDGTALLYIDRQLVHEVTSPQAFEGLRLADRPIWRVDANLAVVDHNVPTTGRADGIADPISALQVETLNRNCREYGITQFGLLDRRQGIVHIIGPEQGATQPGMTVVCGDSHTSTHGALGALAFGIGTSEVEHALATQTVVQSRSQRMLIRVDGRAGPGVTAKDIMLAIIGKIGTAGGTGYAVEYGGEAIRALPMSGRMTICNMSIEAGARCGMVAVDDTTIEYLRDRPYSPKGEMWEQAEAYWRTLVSDDDAEFDRVVTLDAAEIKPQVSWGTSPEMVVAVDGVVPDPAQEPDETRRAGMQRALEYMGLEPGTPIREIRPEKVFIGSCTNARIEDLRAAARVLRGKRIAAGIREAMVVPGSGLVKWQAEQEGLDQVFKDAGFQWRDAGCSMCLGMNPDRLSPGERCASTSNRNFEGRQGAGGRTHLVSPEMAAAAAVAGHFVDVRELEA
- a CDS encoding MFS transporter, which translates into the protein MPSGLPFVRLASFYFAFFGVLGVLSPYWGPYLRGRGFDAAEIGLLVALLHATKVIAPNLWGWVADRTGARMMVIRVACLVALVGFTGVLYPGGLVWMAAVMVVFSFFWNAALPQFEANTLRHLEGSTHFYPRIRLWGTVGFMISVVLVGEGIDRFGVEIVPVVLLGLFVALSVVSFTVPQARASSGDQDGGSLMAALWRPQVLGLLFGCFLLQASHGPFYALYSVYLQDFGYSGTAIGGLWAMALLAEIAVFLLMPRWLPRFGHRNLLLLAMSLGVARWLLVGSFPELIAVQGVAQLAHAATYGMYHAAAISLIHQYFPGRLQGRGQAIYSSMTFGAGVAAGSFVGGRLWDVIGASQTFHLSAVLAALAFVVVFFSVPRMSVRGQSPS
- the truA gene encoding tRNA pseudouridine(38-40) synthase TruA produces the protein MPRVALGIEYDGTAYRGWQTQRHAVSVQDALERALSAVAAVPVSVTAAGRTDAGVHACGQVVHFDVPVDRPRRAWIRGVSSHLPPDIGVRWAAFPGDQFDARRSGTARRYRYLLQGSPLPPVLLRNRVGWTWKSLSLRPMQQAAECLIGEHDFSSFRAAGCQARHPVRHVREIAVYQQSDLIVVEVEANAFLHHMVRNIVGSLMMVGAGEQPPEWLARVLTARDRRLAGVTAPAGGLYLLGVRYPERYGLPGPPPGPAFASAGGAK
- the leuD gene encoding 3-isopropylmalate dehydratase small subunit — protein: MEPLTRVEGLVAPLDRSNVDTDAIIPKQFLKSIHRTGFGPNLFDEWRYLDEGEPGEDCSDRPLNPDFVLNQPRYEGARILLARDNFGCGSSREHAPWALADYGFRVLIAPSFADIFYNNCSKNGLLALTLPSPTVQRLFEATWAEPGYMLTVDLPEQQVTAPDGERFAFEIDAHRKRMLVEGLDEIGLTLEHADAIRDYEARRRQVTPWLFSDLDPA
- the aroC gene encoding chorismate synthase, giving the protein MSGNTFGRLFTVTTFGESHGPALGAVVDGCPPGLALTESDLQGDLDRRKPGTSRHTSQRREGDQVKILSGVFDGVTTGAPIALMIENMDQRSKDYSEIAELFRPGHADYTYWQKYGIRDYKGGGRSSARETAVRVAAGGIARKYLAERLGVRIRGWLAQLGPIELQLADWEAVDTNPFFCGEPDRIGELEEYMDALRKEGDSVGATVGVLARGVPPGLGEPVFDRLDADIAHGLMSINAVRGVEIGAGFASAAQKGTEHRDEMTPSGFLSNDAGGTLGGISTGQDIVARMALKPTSSIRIPGRSVDIRGEAVEVVTKGRHDPCVGIRATPIAEAMLALVLMDHYLRHRGQNADVDSGTPDIPASADH
- the asd gene encoding aspartate-semialdehyde dehydrogenase, giving the protein MKKVGFVGWRGMVGSVLMDRMRSEGDFADIEPVFFSTSQTGSPGPDVGRPVPALKDAHDIQALAEMDAVVTCQGGDYTSAVHDALRASGWQGFWIDAASTLRMKDDSVIVLDPVNAGVIRQALEEGTRTFVGGNCTVSLMLMGIGGLFEHDLVEWIAPMTYQAASGSGAQHMRELLRQMGYLRDAAGVRLDDPAGAILDIDREVTAALTGEDYPASHFGVPLAGSLIPWIDKAMDSGQSREEWKAGVETNKILGRHHEPIPIDGLCVRVGAMRSHAQALTIKLRQDVPLADLEQMIGEANDWVQVVPNEPEPSQQQLTPAAVSGHLHIPVGRLRKLAMGSSYLSAFTVGDQLLWGAAEPLRRMLRLVVTR
- the leuB gene encoding 3-isopropylmalate dehydrogenase produces the protein MTHRVLILPGDHIGPEIVAEAVKVFHCLGSEFGLSVELEYANLGGCAVDAEGSPLPASTRDLAAQADAILLGAVGGPEWDSLPREQRPERGLLGIRAELGLFANLRPAILFPELAAASSLRTEVVSGLDILIVRELTGGIYFGQPRGIRERPDGVREGFNTLVYGADEIERIGRAAFEAAERRGGALCSVDKANVLESSELWREVMTGLQADYPSVSLDHLYVDNAAMQLVRAPRQFDVMVTGNLFGDILSDCAAMLTGSIGMLPSASLDDRHRGLYEPVHGSAPDIAGQARANPLATILSVAMMLRHSLGESDLAGRVETAVGQVLADGLRTADLAGPTERAVSTSEMGDAVVSALKSQAG